A single window of Dendropsophus ebraccatus isolate aDenEbr1 chromosome 5, aDenEbr1.pat, whole genome shotgun sequence DNA harbors:
- the C5H13orf42 gene encoding uncharacterized protein C13orf42 homolog, protein MYIESVSHIRATEIMLRKIQSALHPNSCSRDLTEGGTAYNGTLSPVRLVRSTSMYVVGGAKQTLGESLKKYKSTTNIEASGCCYYKEEDSAWMFAKTQDFLQYLQDLLALRKKYLSSLHNLRCMTGTSEYSPLSTKLSKAGKKSPPQETGHVKVLKDNEKLNPNSDIIDAIAYFDSVIAELDTERKIRTVPSDFKHADVDFDVATSSREHSLHSNWILRAPRRSKEEVLRASICSQSWRSSMGNTSIKRIERYPIYLPKAVEGAFNTLKFKPRPKVK, encoded by the exons ATGTATATTGAAAGTGTTTCACATATTCGTGCAACAGAAATCATGCTGAGAAAAATTCAGTCGGCTCTTCACCCGAACTCGTGCAGTCGTGACCTCACAGAAGGTGGCACCGCTTACAATGGCACGCTTTCCCCAGTCCGCCTGGTCCGCAGCACCTCTATGTATGTAGTCGGAGGTGCGAAACAAACTTTAGGTgagtctttaaaaaaatataaaagcacCACAAATATTGAGGCGTCGGGATGCTGCTACTACAAGGAGGAGGACTCGGCCTGGATGTTTGCCAAGACTCAAGATTTCCTTCAATACCTTCAGGATTTATTAGCtcttagaaaaaaatatttgtctaGTCTTCATAATCTAAGGTGCATGACGGGAACAtcggaatattcaccattatCAACTAAATTATCCAAAGCTGGAAAAAAGTCACCTCCACAGGAGACAGGTCACGTAAAG GTTTTAAAGGATAATGAAAAGCTGAATCCCAACTCGGATATCATAGATGCTATAGCTTATTTTGATTCAGTAATTGCAGAACTGGACACAGAGAGGAAAATAAGGACGGTACCGAGTGACTTCAAGCATGCAGATGTTGACTTTGATG TGGCCACAAGTAGCAGAGAGCACAGCTTACATTCCAACTGGATTCTACGGGCACCAAGGAGAAGCAAAGAAGAAGTCTTAAGAGCTTCCATATGCAGCCAGTCATGGAGAAGCAGCATGGGGAACACAAGTATTAAAAGGATAGAGCGATATCCAATCTACCTGCCCAAAGCTGTAGAAGGAGCATTTAACACCCTGAAATTCAAGCCACGGCCAAAAGTAAAGTAA